In one window of Meiothermus sp. DNA:
- a CDS encoding AAA family ATPase, which produces MSGVRLRLLGAPVVEQAGRPLALPTRKLLGLLAYLALEGPTPRSKLAGLFWSEQDEATARSNLRRELNRLRHTPIATLLQTDRDMLQLGPIQTDVAAFRAHLKEGELEPALALYRGPLLDGLELSGAEGFAEWIEARREELAHLWREALQRQAERLEAAHDLRGALSARLGLLREDELQELHHREAMRLHALLGEREAALARFARLKDLLRYELHLEPLPETLELARQIEQGTLAAPPPPPAPTGIGLALDPPLIGREAEWARMEAAWAAGQAIYLCGPAGVGKTRLMQEFARHKGPLFLLQAQPGDSGIPYAFYTRAIRQSLAQFPGLELPPWARRELARLVPELEDAPPPITTPEGKLRLLEAITEVIRALGRRGVRSIVTDDLQFVQDAASNEVAAYALGRLLPEGVLHPLVAFRREELNPLILQTIQQQVLQGQAILIELKPLSETDLLRLVRALSGSSGAIRFTQRLHQATGGNPLFVLETLKALFESGALQVGPEGWRTPYDQETRDYRELPLPASVQEAVARRLQGLGAAPQRLLEAASLTGDGFGLEELEGATALSEWESLEALEQALAANLLQPQGPGYAFSHDLVRRSIREGLGAQRRQLLHRKLAQGLERQSGNPARIAEHWEEGGKPQAAIPWRIRAAEAAVRIYAHREALEQYQKALADGAEGRVAFEIRREQARLWKTLDERVPWAEALSHMQQLASQLGDTALQAETRLGWAELHLLSARYAEALQQANLALQDQPLPPALSGQAHYLGGRALAAMGDLRAAESRLQQALTHLPQDLLTLDIYDWLSIFAYRQGHLETALRYTEAERSLAQALGSRTGQNNALQNAATFTAAQGHYEQAVQLAEQAIAEAREIGDVTLLRYALLNLFAIHYQRSNFEAALGPLEEGLQSAREPQNPEMEAKFLNNLSLVHWYRGALGAAYRAVSQALELSQQSGHQADALFYQVVLADDLHWLGRPAEAAAMLASAAESTRELGLWGRVPWVETHLARCEVSLGQPEQALKRLERLSQEPRLSDFLNPPRMSWVEGLARLKLNQPALALQAVQDAHSDDPTTTSQLWSVRLWAQARLGRVSPEDLQKGLELLEVQGIPPLEKLSLRQAVMVAMRARGDLSQALDQQRLAEQGLQALSGSLKEYPELKDGFWQWYAFHPNVTP; this is translated from the coding sequence ATGTCCGGGGTTCGTCTGCGTTTGCTGGGAGCGCCTGTGGTGGAGCAGGCGGGAAGGCCGCTGGCGCTGCCCACGCGTAAGCTGTTGGGGCTGCTGGCCTATCTGGCCCTGGAAGGCCCCACCCCCCGGAGCAAGCTGGCCGGGCTGTTCTGGAGCGAGCAAGATGAGGCCACCGCCCGGAGCAACCTGCGGCGCGAGCTCAACCGGCTGCGGCATACGCCTATTGCAACCCTGCTGCAAACAGACCGCGACATGCTGCAACTGGGGCCTATCCAGACCGATGTGGCCGCGTTCCGGGCGCATCTGAAGGAAGGGGAACTCGAGCCCGCCCTGGCCCTCTACCGGGGGCCGTTGCTGGATGGGCTGGAGCTTTCGGGCGCGGAGGGCTTTGCCGAATGGATCGAGGCCCGGCGCGAAGAACTGGCCCACCTGTGGCGCGAGGCCCTGCAAAGGCAAGCTGAACGCCTCGAGGCCGCCCACGACCTGCGGGGGGCCCTCTCGGCGCGGCTGGGGCTCCTGCGCGAAGACGAACTGCAAGAACTGCACCACCGCGAGGCCATGCGGCTGCACGCCCTGCTGGGCGAGCGGGAGGCTGCGCTGGCCCGCTTTGCCCGGCTGAAAGATCTGCTCCGGTACGAATTACACCTAGAACCGCTGCCCGAGACCCTGGAACTGGCCCGCCAGATCGAGCAGGGAACCCTTGCCGCTCCCCCACCCCCGCCTGCACCGACCGGTATAGGCCTCGCGCTTGACCCTCCCCTGATCGGGCGCGAGGCCGAGTGGGCCCGTATGGAAGCCGCCTGGGCGGCCGGGCAAGCCATCTACCTCTGCGGGCCAGCGGGGGTGGGCAAGACCCGGCTGATGCAGGAGTTTGCCAGGCACAAGGGCCCCTTGTTTCTCCTGCAAGCCCAGCCCGGCGATAGCGGCATCCCCTACGCCTTCTACACCCGGGCCATTCGCCAGTCCTTGGCCCAGTTTCCCGGCCTGGAGCTTCCCCCCTGGGCACGGCGGGAGCTTGCCCGGCTTGTGCCCGAGCTGGAAGATGCGCCACCTCCCATCACCACCCCGGAGGGCAAGCTGCGTCTGTTGGAGGCCATCACCGAGGTGATCCGGGCCCTGGGGCGGCGAGGCGTGCGGAGCATCGTGACCGACGACTTGCAGTTCGTGCAGGATGCCGCCAGCAACGAGGTGGCCGCCTACGCCCTGGGGCGGCTGCTGCCCGAGGGGGTGCTGCACCCTCTGGTGGCCTTCCGGCGGGAAGAGCTGAACCCCCTCATCCTGCAGACCATCCAGCAACAGGTCCTTCAGGGTCAGGCCATCCTGATTGAGCTGAAGCCGCTCTCTGAGACCGACCTCCTGCGGCTGGTGCGGGCCTTATCGGGCTCGAGCGGCGCGATTCGCTTCACCCAGCGCCTGCACCAGGCCACCGGGGGCAACCCGCTGTTCGTACTGGAAACCCTCAAAGCTTTGTTCGAGTCGGGGGCGCTGCAGGTGGGCCCCGAGGGCTGGCGCACCCCCTACGACCAGGAGACCAGGGACTATCGCGAGCTGCCTTTGCCCGCCTCGGTGCAGGAAGCGGTGGCCCGCCGCCTGCAGGGGCTGGGGGCTGCACCCCAGCGGCTTCTGGAGGCGGCCAGCCTGACGGGCGATGGTTTTGGCCTGGAAGAGTTGGAAGGGGCCACCGCCCTTTCGGAGTGGGAGAGCCTGGAGGCCCTGGAGCAAGCCCTGGCTGCGAATCTGCTCCAGCCGCAGGGGCCCGGCTACGCCTTTAGCCACGATCTGGTGCGGCGCTCGATCCGGGAGGGTTTGGGTGCCCAGCGCAGGCAGTTGTTGCATCGCAAGCTGGCCCAGGGCTTAGAAAGGCAAAGCGGCAACCCCGCCCGCATTGCCGAGCACTGGGAGGAAGGTGGAAAACCTCAAGCGGCCATCCCCTGGCGCATCCGGGCCGCCGAGGCCGCGGTGCGGATCTATGCCCACCGGGAGGCCCTCGAGCAGTACCAGAAAGCCCTGGCAGACGGCGCAGAGGGCCGGGTGGCCTTCGAAATTCGGCGCGAACAGGCCCGGCTCTGGAAAACCCTGGACGAACGCGTCCCCTGGGCCGAGGCGCTAAGCCACATGCAACAACTGGCCTCACAACTGGGAGATACCGCCTTGCAAGCCGAAACCCGGCTGGGCTGGGCCGAGCTCCACCTGCTTTCCGCACGGTACGCCGAAGCCTTGCAGCAGGCGAACTTGGCGCTGCAAGACCAGCCTCTGCCTCCTGCGCTATCGGGCCAGGCGCATTATCTGGGGGGCCGGGCCCTGGCGGCGATGGGCGATCTCAGGGCCGCCGAATCCCGTTTACAACAGGCCCTTACCCACCTGCCGCAGGATCTTCTTACTCTGGACATTTACGACTGGCTGAGCATTTTCGCCTACCGCCAGGGCCACCTGGAAACCGCCCTGCGCTACACCGAAGCCGAGCGAAGCCTGGCCCAGGCCCTGGGCAGCCGCACCGGGCAGAACAACGCCCTGCAAAACGCCGCCACCTTCACCGCGGCCCAGGGACACTACGAGCAGGCGGTGCAGCTGGCCGAACAGGCCATTGCCGAGGCCAGGGAGATAGGGGACGTGACCCTGCTGCGCTATGCCCTTTTGAACCTGTTTGCCATCCACTACCAGCGCAGCAACTTCGAGGCCGCCCTGGGCCCCCTCGAGGAGGGCCTGCAAAGCGCCCGCGAGCCGCAAAACCCCGAGATGGAGGCCAAGTTTCTCAACAACCTGAGCCTGGTGCACTGGTACCGAGGGGCGCTGGGGGCCGCTTACCGGGCGGTATCCCAGGCCCTGGAACTCAGCCAGCAAAGCGGGCACCAGGCCGACGCCCTGTTCTACCAGGTGGTGCTGGCCGACGACCTGCACTGGCTGGGCCGGCCCGCCGAGGCGGCGGCCATGCTGGCCTCCGCGGCCGAGTCCACACGGGAACTGGGGCTGTGGGGCCGAGTGCCCTGGGTCGAGACCCACCTGGCCCGCTGCGAGGTCTCGCTGGGGCAGCCCGAACAGGCCCTAAAGCGGCTCGAGCGGCTCTCCCAGGAGCCCCGCCTATCCGACTTTCTGAACCCCCCGCGCATGTCCTGGGTGGAAGGGCTGGCCCGGCTGAAGCTGAACCAACCGGCATTGGCTTTGCAGGCCGTGCAGGATGCACACTCCGACGACCCCACCACCACCTCGCAACTCTGGAGCGTTCGGCTTTGGGCCCAGGCCCGGCTGGGGCGGGTTTCCCCCGAAGACCTGCAAAAAGGCCTCGAGCTGCTGGAGGTCCAAGGGATACCCCCGCTGGAAAAGCTCTCGCTGCGCCAGGCAGTGATGGTGGCCATGCGTGCCCGGGGGGATTTGAGCCAGGCCCTGGACCAGCAACGCCTGGCAGAGCAGGGCTTGCAGGCCCTATCCGGGAGCCTGAAGGAGTATCCGGAGCTGAAAGATGGATTCTGGCAATGGTACGCATTTCATCCAAACGTTACTCCCTGA
- a CDS encoding ABC-2 family transporter protein produces the protein MRKLRALLTVWYAYFLEYRAEVLLWALSAMLPLILMGVWTQAAERGSFALSAEEFARYFLCVFLVRQLTIVWVIWEFQDDVVQGRLSFKLLKPIDPGWDHLMQHVAERLTRLPFGLVIVAVFLLVYPQARFVPELEGVVLGLVASVAAFLLRFLMQYTFAMLCFWTERGAAVEELWFMAYLFLSGLIAPLSVFPEAVRSIALLTPFPYLVYFPAALFAGLPVTGSVAQGFLVLGVWFAVFWIINRWLWRKGLRQFSGMGA, from the coding sequence CTGCGCAAGCTGCGTGCCCTCTTGACCGTCTGGTACGCCTACTTCCTGGAATACCGCGCCGAGGTGCTGCTCTGGGCCCTCTCGGCTATGCTCCCCCTGATTCTGATGGGGGTCTGGACGCAGGCTGCCGAAAGGGGCAGCTTTGCCCTTTCGGCAGAGGAGTTCGCCCGCTATTTTCTATGCGTGTTTCTGGTGCGCCAGCTCACCATCGTGTGGGTGATCTGGGAGTTCCAGGACGACGTGGTGCAGGGGCGGCTCTCGTTCAAGCTGCTGAAGCCCATTGACCCCGGCTGGGATCACCTGATGCAGCACGTGGCCGAGCGCCTGACCCGGCTGCCCTTTGGGCTCGTCATTGTGGCGGTTTTTCTGCTGGTCTATCCGCAGGCTCGCTTCGTGCCCGAGCTGGAAGGTGTGGTGTTGGGGCTGGTGGCCTCGGTGGCCGCTTTTCTGTTGCGCTTCCTGATGCAGTACACATTCGCCATGCTTTGCTTCTGGACCGAGCGCGGGGCCGCCGTGGAGGAGCTGTGGTTTATGGCCTATCTCTTTCTTTCGGGTCTGATTGCGCCCCTGTCGGTTTTCCCCGAAGCCGTCCGCAGTATTGCACTCCTCACACCGTTTCCCTACCTGGTCTACTTCCCGGCGGCGCTGTTTGCGGGGCTGCCGGTAACGGGCAGTGTGGCCCAGGGGTTTTTGGTGCTGGGGGTCTGGTTCGCGGTGTTCTGGATAATCAATCGCTGGCTGTGGCGCAAGGGGCTCAGGCAGTTCTCTGGCATGGGGGCTTGA
- a CDS encoding universal stress protein — MYKKILMPTDGSACSQKAITEGLEVAKSMGASVTFLYAVENISSSLWISPESVPYGLELIEDLKRVGSEALSKAAELAQTAGVEAETKLVEAKPVDAILAEAKNHDLIVMGTHGRSGLDRFMLGSVTEAVLHRSDKPVLVLRSK; from the coding sequence ATGTACAAAAAAATCCTGATGCCCACCGATGGTAGTGCTTGCAGCCAGAAAGCCATTACGGAAGGCCTCGAGGTCGCCAAAAGCATGGGGGCCAGCGTGACGTTCTTGTATGCGGTGGAGAACATCAGCTCGAGCCTGTGGATCAGCCCTGAAAGTGTGCCCTATGGCCTCGAGCTGATCGAAGACCTCAAGCGGGTAGGGAGCGAAGCCCTCAGCAAGGCCGCCGAGCTGGCCCAGACCGCCGGGGTCGAGGCCGAGACCAAGCTGGTGGAGGCCAAGCCGGTAGACGCCATCCTGGCCGAAGCCAAGAACCACGACCTGATCGTGATGGGCACCCACGGGCGCAGTGGGCTGGATCGCTTCATGCTGGGCTCGGTGACCGAAGCGGTGTTGCACCGCTCGGACAAGCCGGTGCTGGTGCTGCGGAGCAAGTGA
- a CDS encoding type IV pilus twitching motility protein PilT has translation MTFPELLANLVARGVSDIHMHVGLPLMARLHGKLGPITQSPLTPQYTAALVDMMCNERQKAIFAERNQVDLAYSVQGVARFRVNLFRQRGSVSCVMRVVNSDESKLKIVSLPQETINYFRDKEKGLVLVTGPTGSGKSTTLARILDEINQHHAKMIVTLEDPIEYLHRGKNSIVVQREIGQDAPSFKDGLVAAMRQDPDVIMIGEIRDHATATAALEAAQTGHLVFSTLHTLDTVRTVNRVLDLFPPHEREVARILFAESLVGIVSQRLLPSKQGGRVCAMEILKGNLRIRDLIKDPDRTNEIYEALKDSSLDGMQTFDDHLAELYARDQIDLETALAHATSAQYVKVKALQINAARQTLIDESSAQHSN, from the coding sequence ATGACCTTTCCAGAACTGCTTGCCAATCTAGTTGCCCGGGGGGTTTCCGACATCCACATGCACGTGGGGTTGCCCCTGATGGCCCGCCTGCACGGCAAACTTGGCCCCATCACCCAAAGCCCCCTCACGCCCCAGTACACTGCCGCGCTGGTCGATATGATGTGCAACGAGCGGCAGAAAGCCATTTTTGCCGAACGCAACCAGGTAGACCTGGCCTACTCAGTGCAGGGGGTGGCCCGTTTCCGCGTCAACCTGTTCCGCCAGCGCGGCTCGGTAAGCTGCGTAATGCGGGTGGTCAACTCCGACGAGAGCAAGCTCAAGATAGTCTCGCTGCCCCAGGAAACCATCAACTACTTCCGCGACAAGGAAAAAGGTCTGGTGCTGGTTACCGGCCCCACCGGCTCGGGCAAGTCCACCACCCTGGCCCGCATCCTCGACGAAATTAACCAGCACCACGCCAAAATGATCGTGACCCTGGAAGACCCCATCGAATACCTGCACCGGGGCAAAAATTCCATCGTGGTGCAGCGCGAGATTGGTCAGGATGCCCCCAGCTTCAAGGATGGGCTGGTAGCGGCTATGCGCCAGGACCCCGACGTAATCATGATCGGCGAGATTCGCGACCACGCCACGGCAACAGCAGCCCTGGAAGCGGCCCAGACCGGCCACCTGGTCTTCTCCACGCTGCACACCCTCGATACCGTGCGCACCGTCAACCGCGTGCTCGACCTCTTCCCCCCGCACGAGCGCGAGGTAGCCCGCATCCTCTTTGCCGAGTCGCTGGTAGGCATTGTCTCCCAGCGCTTGCTGCCCAGCAAGCAGGGGGGGCGGGTTTGTGCAATGGAAATCCTCAAGGGTAACCTGCGCATCCGCGACCTGATCAAAGACCCCGACCGCACCAACGAAATCTACGAGGCCCTCAAGGATTCGTCCCTCGATGGGATGCAGACCTTCGACGACCACCTGGCCGAGCTCTATGCCCGCGACCAGATTGACCTGGAAACTGCCCTGGCCCACGCCACCAGCGCCCAGTACGTCAAGGTGAAAGCCCTGCAAATCAATGCGGCCCGCCAGACGCTTATTGATGAGTCTTCCGCTCAACACAGCAACTAA
- a CDS encoding restriction endonuclease, producing MLPLLRLASDGLEHNMDEAYEILAKQFGLTPEERTELLPSGGQSRYENRVGWARTYLTKAGLLESPARGRFRITQLGVQTLQSGVAEIDNTYLRQFPGFVEFRKKERSEVEGELGGEENSTSTPDEQLEQLHLLLQKQLAQDLLDRVRQCSPAFFERLVVQLLVAMGYGGSVSDAGKAVGRSGDDGIDGIIKQDRLGLDNIYIQAKRWNNTVSSEVVRTFAGSLAVQKANRGVIITTSDFSSSAKETAKTLGNIVLIDGETLARYMIEYNVGVTVAARYEIKRVDRDFFEED from the coding sequence ATGCTTCCATTGCTCCGGCTTGCCTCCGATGGCCTGGAGCATAACATGGATGAAGCCTACGAGATTTTGGCAAAACAATTTGGACTGACCCCAGAGGAAAGGACAGAACTATTGCCAAGTGGGGGGCAGAGCCGGTATGAAAACCGTGTTGGATGGGCCAGAACCTATTTGACAAAGGCTGGTTTGCTGGAGTCTCCTGCACGGGGGAGATTCCGGATCACCCAACTGGGTGTGCAGACCTTGCAATCTGGAGTTGCCGAGATAGATAACACATATCTCAGGCAGTTTCCTGGGTTTGTTGAGTTTAGAAAAAAGGAACGCTCCGAGGTCGAAGGTGAGTTGGGTGGAGAGGAAAATAGTACTAGCACGCCAGACGAACAACTCGAGCAGCTACACCTTTTGCTTCAAAAGCAGTTGGCACAAGACCTTTTGGATCGAGTTAGGCAGTGCTCGCCCGCTTTCTTCGAGCGACTGGTTGTACAACTATTAGTAGCCATGGGATATGGAGGCTCGGTGAGCGATGCTGGAAAAGCTGTAGGACGTAGTGGCGATGATGGCATAGACGGGATTATCAAACAGGATAGGCTTGGCCTGGATAACATCTACATTCAAGCAAAGCGATGGAACAACACCGTTTCGAGCGAAGTTGTTCGCACCTTTGCAGGAAGTCTTGCGGTACAAAAAGCCAATCGGGGTGTAATCATTACCACATCAGATTTTTCAAGCAGTGCCAAAGAAACAGCTAAAACGCTGGGGAATATCGTATTGATAGATGGGGAGACCCTGGCCCGATACATGATTGAATACAATGTGGGCGTCACGGTAGCTGCTCGCTATGAGATAAAAAGAGTAGATAGAGACTTTTTTGAGGAAGACTAG
- the mltG gene encoding endolytic transglycosylase MltG → MDEPNKTSLSETPPTAPDGPRERGKSPTRWILRGVLFMFVLVAVVLGYALYLMGPTGTTAEIRIPKGSGATAVGRLLEQAGLVRSGYLFALYLRFSGQDKELKPGYYKLEGKGLRAIALAITDESRPLTVRITFPEGWRAVDMAQRLSDNNLDGPRFLELVNNPTAELRPVEASGPSLEGYLFPATYDFPLDYTAEDVIRAMTRRMQQEFTPQALSRLKQLGLKSIHDWVTLASIVQAEAANSSEKPVIAGIFLNRLEIGMPLQADPTVAYGLGKRLPELNRSAGDFEKDTPYNSYTRRGLPPGAIGNPGAEALQAVLNPVRTNDKGQKYLYFLHAQGRLFLNVDFQGHLRDTAKYYR, encoded by the coding sequence ATGGATGAGCCCAACAAGACCTCCCTTTCAGAGACACCCCCGACGGCCCCCGACGGCCCCCGGGAACGGGGCAAGTCGCCCACCCGCTGGATTCTGCGGGGGGTGCTGTTCATGTTTGTGCTGGTGGCGGTGGTGTTGGGCTACGCCCTGTACCTGATGGGCCCTACCGGCACCACCGCCGAGATTCGAATTCCCAAAGGCAGCGGGGCCACCGCCGTGGGGCGTTTGCTCGAGCAGGCCGGGCTGGTGCGCTCGGGCTACCTGTTTGCTTTGTACCTGCGCTTTTCGGGGCAGGACAAAGAACTCAAGCCTGGCTACTACAAGCTCGAGGGCAAGGGTCTGCGGGCCATCGCCCTGGCCATCACCGACGAGTCGCGCCCCCTCACGGTACGCATCACCTTTCCCGAAGGCTGGCGGGCGGTGGACATGGCCCAGCGCCTGAGTGACAACAACCTGGACGGCCCCCGCTTCCTCGAGCTGGTTAATAACCCTACCGCCGAGCTGCGTCCCGTAGAGGCCAGTGGGCCCAGCCTCGAGGGCTACCTCTTCCCCGCTACCTACGATTTCCCCCTCGACTACACCGCCGAAGACGTAATCCGCGCCATGACCCGCCGCATGCAACAGGAGTTCACGCCCCAGGCCCTGAGCCGCCTGAAGCAGCTTGGGCTAAAAAGCATCCACGACTGGGTCACGCTGGCCTCCATCGTGCAGGCCGAGGCCGCCAACAGCAGCGAAAAGCCCGTTATCGCCGGCATCTTCCTCAACCGTCTGGAAATCGGGATGCCCCTCCAGGCCGACCCCACGGTGGCCTACGGCCTGGGCAAGCGTCTGCCCGAACTCAACCGCAGCGCGGGCGACTTCGAAAAGGACACCCCCTACAACAGCTACACCCGGCGCGGCCTGCCCCCCGGTGCCATTGGCAACCCCGGCGCCGAAGCCCTGCAGGCCGTTCTTAACCCCGTGCGCACCAACGACAAAGGCCAAAAATACCTGTACTTCCTGCACGCCCAGGGGCGTTTGTTCCTGAACGTGGACTTCCAGGGACATCTGCGCGATACGGCAAAGTACTATCGCTAG
- the ruvX gene encoding Holliday junction resolvase RuvX — MKVVALDVGEARIGLAVGETGSPWAFGRGYLVRKGLEADLKALAALAEQERAERFVVGLPLRTDGSLSTQAESVLALVEAMREQGLHVELLDERYTTKLGQHRLRNAPKRIRQEKGKLDEAAAIALLESYLAGA; from the coding sequence ATGAAAGTAGTGGCGCTGGACGTAGGGGAAGCCCGGATTGGCCTGGCGGTCGGCGAGACGGGCTCACCCTGGGCTTTTGGCCGGGGCTACCTGGTTCGCAAGGGCCTCGAGGCCGACCTCAAAGCCCTGGCGGCCCTGGCCGAACAGGAGCGGGCCGAGCGCTTTGTGGTGGGGCTCCCCCTGCGCACCGACGGCAGCCTGAGTACGCAGGCCGAATCGGTGCTGGCCTTGGTCGAGGCCATGCGCGAGCAGGGCCTGCACGTCGAGCTTTTGGACGAGCGCTACACCACCAAGCTGGGTCAGCACCGCCTGAGGAACGCCCCCAAGCGCATCCGGCAAGAGAAGGGTAAGCTAGACGAAGCCGCAGCCATTGCGCTGCTCGAGTCTTATTTGGCAGGTGCATAA
- the alaS gene encoding alanine--tRNA ligase, producing MKTAEIREKFLQFFESKGHLRLPSFSVIPQDDPTLLFINAGMTPLKPYFLGKKPVFPGHEGEWYRVTTCQKSVRTGDIENVGRTNRHQTVFEMLGNFSFGDYFKKEAIEWAWEFLTDPKWLGLDPERIYVTIYKDDDEAFEHWTRVGVPPEKIHRFDADENFWPQNAPTKGPNGPCGPCSEIYYDRGPAFGSDTWADYYETRESNRFVEIWNLVFPQYDRKDGGILEPLPKPNIDTGMGLARVAMVLQGVTDFYETDEFQPLIAKIVELTGVSYEGPSSVAHRVISEHARAVAFILADGAHFSNTGRGYVVRRLLRRAVRFGYLLGLREPFMYKLAEVVAEVMGGVYPELKENLESVQKQIRIEEEQFLRTLESGIKRLDSMLAGLQPGDTLAGRDAFTLYDTYGFPLDLTLEIADERGIKVDTEGYEKALEEAQELARQRMAFDKELFKKSNEALAALAADYGSTNFVGYENLEAQVRVKLLLVGEQTLQEAPAGSEVQVVLDKTPFYAEGGGQVGDAGILEWEGGWAKVSTTQKNPDGIFLHLARVEEGTLRAGTVVRALVDPHRRDTEKNHTATHLLHAALRAVLGTHVQQKGSYVGPDRLRFDFSQFEPIAAKDLARVELLVNRWIQADFPVSYTYKPLEEARKEGAMALFGEKYGDVVRVVSVEGAVDNVTSKELCGGCHVRRTGEIGAFVIVAEESVAAGVRRVEALTGSGAVRYVREMLDRVNGLSRELGAAPESLPERVRKLQDELKTREKEVEKLKLELARAQLGGGSAGARLQEANGYTYLAVKLEGIEAGALRGAADELLNKYKADLVAVGSGQNLVIKVGKAAQSKGLDAGAVMKKLSEAAGGRGGGKGALAQGGGFDLDKAFAALEAALR from the coding sequence ATGAAAACCGCCGAAATCCGCGAGAAATTTCTTCAGTTCTTCGAGTCCAAGGGGCATTTGCGCCTGCCGAGCTTTAGCGTGATCCCCCAGGACGACCCTACGCTGCTCTTCATCAACGCCGGTATGACCCCCCTCAAGCCCTACTTTTTGGGCAAAAAACCGGTTTTTCCCGGCCACGAGGGCGAGTGGTATCGGGTGACCACCTGCCAGAAGTCGGTGCGCACCGGCGACATCGAGAACGTGGGGCGCACCAACCGACACCAGACGGTCTTTGAGATGTTGGGCAACTTCAGTTTTGGCGACTACTTCAAAAAAGAGGCCATCGAGTGGGCCTGGGAGTTCCTGACCGACCCAAAGTGGCTGGGGCTGGACCCCGAACGCATCTATGTGACCATCTACAAGGACGACGACGAGGCCTTCGAACACTGGACGCGGGTGGGCGTACCCCCGGAAAAAATCCATCGCTTCGATGCCGACGAAAACTTCTGGCCGCAAAACGCCCCCACCAAAGGCCCCAACGGCCCCTGCGGGCCGTGCAGCGAAATCTACTACGACCGGGGGCCCGCGTTTGGCAGCGATACCTGGGCCGACTACTACGAGACCCGCGAGTCCAACCGCTTTGTGGAGATCTGGAACCTGGTTTTCCCCCAGTACGACCGCAAAGACGGGGGCATCCTGGAACCTTTGCCCAAGCCCAACATCGACACCGGCATGGGCCTGGCCCGGGTGGCCATGGTCTTGCAGGGCGTGACCGACTTTTACGAGACCGACGAGTTCCAGCCCCTGATTGCCAAAATTGTGGAGCTGACCGGCGTCAGTTATGAAGGCCCCAGTTCGGTGGCGCACCGGGTGATTTCCGAACATGCCCGCGCGGTGGCCTTTATCCTGGCCGATGGGGCCCACTTCTCCAACACCGGGCGCGGCTATGTGGTGCGGCGATTGTTGCGCCGGGCGGTGCGCTTTGGCTACCTGCTGGGCCTGCGCGAGCCCTTCATGTACAAGCTGGCTGAGGTGGTGGCGGAGGTGATGGGCGGGGTCTACCCCGAGCTCAAAGAGAACCTCGAGAGCGTGCAAAAGCAGATCCGAATCGAAGAGGAGCAGTTTTTGCGCACCCTGGAAAGCGGCATCAAACGCCTGGACAGCATGCTGGCCGGCCTGCAGCCGGGCGACACCCTTGCGGGCCGGGACGCCTTCACCCTTTACGACACCTATGGCTTCCCGCTCGACCTTACGCTGGAGATTGCCGACGAGCGCGGCATCAAGGTGGACACCGAGGGCTACGAGAAAGCCCTGGAAGAGGCCCAGGAGCTGGCTCGTCAGCGCATGGCCTTCGACAAGGAACTCTTCAAAAAATCCAACGAAGCCCTGGCCGCCCTGGCCGCCGACTACGGGAGCACCAACTTTGTGGGCTACGAGAACCTGGAAGCCCAGGTCCGGGTCAAGCTCTTGCTGGTAGGCGAGCAGACCCTGCAAGAAGCCCCTGCCGGATCCGAGGTGCAGGTGGTGCTGGACAAGACCCCCTTCTATGCCGAAGGGGGTGGGCAGGTGGGGGATGCGGGCATTCTGGAGTGGGAGGGGGGCTGGGCCAAGGTTTCCACTACCCAGAAAAACCCCGATGGCATCTTTTTGCATCTGGCCCGGGTAGAAGAGGGCACCCTGAGGGCCGGCACGGTGGTGCGGGCTCTGGTGGACCCGCACCGGCGCGATACCGAGAAAAACCACACCGCCACCCACCTGCTGCACGCCGCTCTGCGGGCCGTGCTGGGCACGCACGTTCAGCAAAAAGGAAGCTACGTGGGGCCCGACCGCCTGCGCTTCGACTTTAGCCAGTTTGAACCCATTGCCGCCAAAGACCTGGCCCGGGTCGAGCTGCTGGTCAACCGCTGGATTCAGGCCGACTTCCCGGTCAGCTACACCTACAAGCCCCTGGAAGAAGCCCGCAAGGAAGGGGCCATGGCCCTGTTCGGTGAAAAGTACGGTGATGTGGTGCGGGTGGTGAGCGTGGAGGGCGCGGTGGACAACGTGACCTCCAAGGAGCTGTGCGGCGGCTGCCATGTGCGGCGCACCGGCGAGATTGGGGCCTTTGTGATTGTAGCCGAGGAGTCGGTGGCGGCGGGGGTGCGGCGGGTTGAGGCCCTCACTGGCAGCGGGGCGGTGCGCTACGTGCGCGAGATGCTGGATCGGGTAAACGGCTTGTCCCGCGAGCTGGGTGCGGCCCCCGAAAGCCTGCCGGAGCGGGTGCGCAAACTGCAAGACGAGCTCAAGACGCGGGAAAAGGAAGTTGAGAAGCTCAAGCTGGAGCTGGCTCGAGCCCAGCTTGGGGGCGGCTCGGCGGGGGCCCGGCTGCAGGAGGCGAACGGCTACACCTACCTGGCGGTGAAGCTCGAGGGCATCGAGGCCGGCGCCCTGCGCGGCGCAGCCGACGAGCTGCTGAACAAGTACAAGGCCGACCTGGTGGCGGTGGGGTCGGGGCAGAACCTGGTCATCAAGGTGGGTAAGGCCGCCCAGAGCAAGGGCCTGGATGCCGGCGCGGTGATGAAGAAGCTTTCGGAGGCCGCCGGGGGGCGCGGCGGCGGTAAAGGAGCGCTGGCCCAGGGCGGGGGCTTCGACCTGGACAAGGCCTTTGCGGCGCTCGAGGCAGCGCTGAGGTAG